Genomic window (Ostrea edulis chromosome 9, xbOstEdul1.1, whole genome shotgun sequence):
CACACTGTAGATGTTGCATACTGTAAATATTGCACACACTGTAAATGTTGCACAAAATGTAAATGTTGCACACAATGTAAATGTTTGCACACACTTTAAATATTGCACACACTGTAAATGTTGCACAAAATGTAAATGTTGCACACACTGTAAAAATTGCATTCACTGTAAATATTGCAATTGTAAAAATTGCACACACTTTAAATGTTGCACACACTGTAAATGTTGCACATGATGTAAATGTTGCATACACTGTAAATATTGCACACACTGTAAATATTGCACGCACTGTAAATATTGCACAATGTAAATTTTGCACACTGTAAACATTGGTTAAATTCCGGTAGTTGTAGTTTAATCCCAAACTCTACTTTGATTTTTGTCATTCTAATCTCAGGTTGTCATATTTTATGACTATAGAAAGGtcttatcatcatcatcatcatcatcaacatcAGCAGcaacaacagcaacaacaacaacaataacaacaacaactatAGCAGCAACAACAActataacaacaacaaaagcagcaacaacaacaataataataacaacaacaacagcacCAGCAACAACAATGGCAGCAGCAAAAGCAACAACAACAGCAGCAGCAACAACAACAGCTGCAGCAGCAATGACAGCTACAGTTACAGCAACAGCAACAACAATTAACagcagcaacaacaacaacagcaaaaATAACAACAGTAGCAGCAGCAAAAATAACAGCAGCAACAATAACAGCAATAACAATAACAGCAAAGatgacaacaaaaacaacagCAGCAGCAATTTCAATAACAACATAAACAACAACAGCAGTAGCAACAACAGCATCAGCAACAACAACAGCAGCAGCAGATTCAacagcagcagcagcagcagaTACAACAGCAGCAGCagtatcaacaacaacaacaacagcagCAGCAACAGCAAcatcaacaataacaaaagCAACAGCAGCAGCAGCAGATACAACAGCAGTAGCAGTATCAACAACAGCAGAAGCAGCAgtaacagcaacaacaacaacagcagCAGCAGTATCAACAACAACAGCAGCagcatcaacaacaacaacagcagCAGCAGCATCAACAACAACAGCAGCAtcaacaacaataacaacagCAGCAGCAGTATCAACAACAACAGCAGCAGCATCAACAACAGCAATAACAACAGCAACAATAGCAGCAGCAGATACAACAGCAGCAGCAGCAGATACAACAGCAGCAGTATCAACAACAACAGCAGCATCAACAACAATaaaacagcaacaacaacaggAACAACAGCAGCAGCAGATACAACAACAACAGCAGCAGCAGTAACAATAACAACAGCAGCAGCAACAACTAGAAATAGTGCTCCTGttttttataattatacatgtaatctgAATTTCTTGTTTTAATATCTTTAAATGATAATGTATGGGTTTAAAACAAAAGTTACTTGTGCTTGTGCTGCTCATCTGCACCATGAGCAGGATTTAAGCGATATACGAGTAAACACATGATGGAAGACAAACATTTCCTCAAGCACCGTCTCTTGATGTCCCCTACTGACTGGCACTCAAGCGCCGTCTCTTGATGTCCCCTACTGACTGGCACTCGAGCGCCGTCTCTTGATGTCCCCTACTGACTGGCACTCGAGCGCTGTCTCTTGATGTCCCCTACTGACTGGCACTTGAGCACTGTCTCTTGATGTCCCCTGTACTGACTAGCACCTGTGCATCTGAAACATGTACATCCTATAGCATGATATccaacatgcatgtatatcatTGGCCCGAGGGTGGggcggggccacaataggggatcaaagttttacatgaaaatatataaggaaaatcttcttctcaagaaccactaggccagaaacgttgtttacataaaagctccctgacataatgcagattcacgttttttcaaatcatggttcccgggggtagggtgggaccaccgTTGCGGACCAAAGGTTTCCACTtgagtatatagggaaaatcttctactcaagaaccaatgggccagaaaagttgacagttaaatgaaagtttcctgacatagagcGAATCTccaagtttgtttacataatgcccccgggggtaggattgggccacaatagagggttaaaattttacatgtgaatatacaggtaaaatcttttaaaatcttctcgagaaccactgggttgaaatttacattcttCCCAACATAGAGTAAATCCGAGTTTTTGCAATTAAATTATGGTCCCCTGAGGGTAGGATGTGGTGACAATGGAGGATTAAAGTGTTACATGCTAATATGTAGGGGAAATctctaaaaatatctcccaaaagaatacaaaataaagagttgggcaaacatggaccccaaGACATACCAAAAGCGGGAtgaggtgtctaggaggagcgctgggggcccaggttcgaatcccggtctggtccgttgcattttctcccttcttgctacatttggtgccgtagaccacccctggaactgacaggtgaaaatgcctgccaggggataaagatcttgggttgatgtcttcaggtgttaagacatttaaggagggaggaatgtagcggtcagcccggttcgatcgccggtggccagatagctcagttggtagagcacctgactagagattcagggggctcgggttcaaatcccggtctggtctgttgcatattctcccttcctgttacacatgtatTATTTCTTGAGATGGCCGTCAAAATTTGAGGGCATTTGCATCCAACATATGATTTTCCTGCCCATTGTGACACATTTAAAACTATTTATCATAATGCAATGGGTCATGTAAAATTAGAAGTTACTTATTTCTCAAATAATAGCAGATTTGTTTGACCCTAGAATGAATCTGTTGCCCTCAACCTGAGGCTAAGAACAACAGATCCATTCTTAGATCAAACAaaactgttgttgtttgtgaaCTGCTTTGCTATACACCTTCCTATGTTGCTTAATCCTTCTGATGTGGGGAATCACATGACTTAATTAACCAATGAAATTAATGCATTCAGTCAACAGATTGTTGGTTTGTAGTCAGTCAACAGAATATGACGAGCATGTCTATTGATAAGATGACTGGGGAATATGACGAGCATGTCTATTGATTAGATGACTGGAGATATGATGAGCATGTCTATTGATAAGATGACTGGGGAATATGACGAGCATGTCTATTGATTAGATGACTGGAGATATGATGAGCATGTCTATTGATAAGATGACTGGGGGATATGACAAGCATGTCTATTGATTAGATGTCTGGGGATATGACGAGCATGTCTATTGATAAGATGACTGGGGATATGACGAGCATGTCTATATTGATAAGATGACGGGGGGATATGACGAGCGTGTCTATTGATTAGATGGGTGGGGACATAATGAGCATGTCTATTGATAAGATGACTGGGGATGTCTATTGATTAGATGACTGGGGATGTCTATTGATAAGATGACTGGGGATGTCTATTGATAAGATGACTGGAGATATGATGAGCATATCTATTGATAAGATGACTGGGGATGTCTATTGATTAGATGACTGGGAATGTCTATTGATAAGATGACTAGGGATGTCTATTGATAAGATGACTGGGGATATGATGAGCATGTCTATTGATAAGATGACTGGGGATGTCTATTGATTAGATGACTGGGGATGTCTATTGATAAGATGACTGGGGATGTCTATTGATAAGATGACTGGAGATATGATGAGCATATCTATTGATAAGATGACTGGGGATGTCTATTGATTAGATGACTGGGAATGTCTATTGATAAGATGACTAGGGATGTCTATTGATAAGATGACTGGGGATATGATGAGCATGTCTATTGATAAGATGACTGGGGTATGATGAACATGTCTATTGATAAGATGACTGGAGATATGATGAACATGTCTATTGATAAGATGACTGGGGATGTCTATTGATAAGATGACTGGGGATGTCTATTGATAAGATGACTGGGGATATGATG
Coding sequences:
- the LOC130050505 gene encoding GATA zinc finger domain-containing protein 15-like; its protein translation is MAAAKATTTAAATTTAAAAMTATVTATATTINSSNNNNSKNNNSSSSKNNSSNNNSNNNNSKDDNKNNSSSNFNNNINNNSSSNNSISNNNSSSRFNSSSSSRYNSSSSINNNNNSSSNSNINNNKSNSSSSRYNSSSSINNSRSSSNSNNNNSSSSINNNSSSINNNNSSSSINNNSSINNNNNSSSSINNNSSSINNSNNNSNNSSSRYNSSSSRYNSSSINNNSSINNNKTATTTGTTAAADTTTTAAAVTITTAAATTRNSAPVFYNYTCNLNFLF